The following proteins come from a genomic window of Puntigrus tetrazona isolate hp1 chromosome 15, ASM1883169v1, whole genome shotgun sequence:
- the LOC122359069 gene encoding gastrula zinc finger protein XlCGF7.1-like has translation MEFIKEEIEDMGYPEPSRIKQEDTEEQIGLAEVKQERMKLKEEEGCGKSKTSRKNNSEQLKTHERKRAHVPAGEKRYRCAQCGKSLSGASSLRNHLLIHSGEKPFGCDRCGKKFISSSHLKSHMTVHSDEKPHVCSYCGKSFSWLASYKHHQKTHSKVKDHVCRECGKSFTRIANLKQHQRIHTGERPYKCSYCDRSFNESGNLKRHQRVHTGEKPYYCTQCGKCFTQSPNLVIHIKKCIEKFTVKRRKMAGKEY, from the exons ATggagtttattaaagaggagattGAAGACATGGGTTATCCAGAACCATCCAGAATAAAACAGGAAGATACTGAGGAACAAATAG GCTTGGCTGAAGTAAAACAGGAAAGAATGAAGCTGAAAGAAGAGGAGGGGTGTGGAAAAAGCAAAACGTCAAGAAAAAATAATTCCGAACAGCTGAAAACGCACGAGAGAAAACGCGCGCACGTTCCCGCCGGAGAGAAGCGGTATCGCTGCGCTCAGTGCGGAAAGAGTCTTTCCGGAGCGTCGAGTCTCAGGAATCACCTGCTCATTCACTCCGGAGAAAAGCCGTTCGGCTGCGACCGGTGCGGGAAAAAGTTCATCTCGTCGTCGCACCTGAAAAGTCACATGACCGTTCATTCGGACGAGAAGCCTCACGTGTGCTCTTACTGCGGAAAGAGCTTTTCGTGGCTGGCCAGTTACAAACATCATCAGAAGACGCACAGTAAAGTGAAAGACCACGTGTGCCGcgagtgcgggaagagcttcactAGAATAGCCAATCTGAAGCAGCACCAGAGGATACACACCGGAGAGAGGCCTTACAAGTGCTCGTACTGCGACAGGAGCTTCAATGAGTCTGGAAACCTGAAAAGGCATCAGCgcgttcacaccggagagaagccgtacTACTGCACTCAGTGCGGGAAGTGTTTCACTCAGTCGCCAAATCTAGTGATTCATATTAAAAAGTGCATTGAAAAGTTCACGGTAAAGAGGCGCAAGATGGCAGGCAAGGAGTACTAG